The DNA sequence ACCACGTGGAACAACATGACCGGCCACGCCGGTTACTTCCTGCTGCTGAACCTGGCCATGGGCGGCGCGTTCCCCAACGGCGTGGCGGGCTTCGGCACGCCGACCTCGGCCACCCAGTCCGGTCACTCGATGGTGGTCGACTACGTCGCGGTGTGGTCCACCGGCGGCGGCACGCAGCCCACGACCACGACCACCACGCAGCCCGGCGGCAGCGGCTGGGACGCGTTCGCCGACGTCCAGGCCGAGCAGGCCACCTCGCGGTCCGGCGGCTACCTCGAAGCCGGTGACGGCGGCCAGACCGTGGCGCAGCTGCGCAACGGCAACTCGCTGCGGTTCTCCGGCGTCCGGTTCGGCTCGCGCACGGCCACCCAGTTCGTCGCACGGGCCGCGTCCGGGGCGTCCGGCGGGGCCAGCGGCCTGGTCGAGGTGCGACTGGACAGCCCGACCGCGGCACCCATCGGCAGCTTCGCCATCGCCAACACCGGCGGGTGGCAGAGCTGGCGCACGGTGCCGGCGAACATCTCGGGTGTCACCGGCACGCACGACGTCTACGTGACGTTCACCAGCGGCCAGCCCTCGCCGTACGTGAGCCTGAACTGGATCCGGTTCGGCACGTGAGTGCTCGTGGCGGGCCGCGCGTGCCTCCTCCTGCGCGGCCCGCCACTACCATCGGTGGGCGTGTACGCGGAACGCCCGTTCCCCGGTCTGGCCTGCGTGTGGCGCCGGACCACGTCGTCGACCGCCGTGGGGCGGGTCGTGCCGGACGGGTGCACCGACATCATCTACTCGGCGGGCACGGGTGAGGTGTTCGTGGCCGGGCCGGACACGGTCGGGCACGTGACGCGGTCGAGGCCGGGCGAGCTGTTCGGCGTCCGGTTCGGTCCCGGCGTGGGGCCCCCGGCGTTCGGCGTGCCCGCGGTGGAGCTGCGTGACCAGCGCGTTCCGCTGTCGGAGCTGTGGGGACCGTCGGCTCGCCTGGAGGACGCCCTCGGCGCGGCGGCGGACCCGTGCTCGGTGTTGGCGTCCGCCGCCCTGGCCCGGTTGCGGGAGACGCCGCCGGACCCCGTGGTGGGCGTCATCGCGTCGTCCTCGGGCAGCGTCGGCGATCTGGCCTGGTCGCTGGGGCTCAGCAGCCGCCAGCTGCACCGGCGCAGCCTGGCCGCGTTCGGCTACGGCCCCAAGGTGCTGCACCGCGTGCTGCGGTTCGACCGCGCGGTCAAGCTGGCGTGGCGGGGCGTGCCGTTCGCCGACATCGCCCACCGCACCGGGTACGCCGACCAGGCGCACCTGTCGCGCGAGGTGCGCGAGCTGGCGGGCGTGCCGCTGGGTCAGCTGATCCGGCCGTAGGCGCGCAGCGCCAGCAACGCCGTGATGGTGACAATGGGCCGCCACTCGTAGGTCGTCACCGGCGTCCACGAGGCCCACGGGAACGTCCACCCGCCGTCGTCCTGCTGCGCCGCCGCCACCGCGTCCAGGTCCGCGTCGATCTCCGCGTCGGTGAACCACTCGCGGGCCAGGCTGTCCGGCGTCGGCGCGTAGTGGTGCGGCTTGTGCGTCTCCCCCTCCGCGTACCCCTCGTGCGCCTTGCCGCCCCCCAGGTCGACCAGGCCCTGCTCGCGCACCAACGCGCCCAACCGCGCCGCCTCCCGTTCCGCCCACGGCCGGTCGGGCACGTGGTCGAGGAACCGGGCGCTGGCGTTAACCTCGTACGGGTGCGACTTCGTGAGGTCGGTGATGCGCCGCCGGCAGAAGTCCGTCGCGCCGTCCAGCCAGCCGTGCTCGACGCCCATCTTGTGCAGGACTCCTGCCAGCAGCCCCGTGACCAGCAGGTCGCTGTCGCCCGACGGCTGCCACCACGGCGCCCGCAGGTCCGCCCGCCCGGTGTCCAGGCAGTTCGGCACCCCGCCGTCCGCGTTCGTGATCGTGGCCAGGAAGTCGCAGGCCTCCCGCGCGTACTCGGTGCTGCCCGCCTCTTCGAGCAGCGACAACGCGGTGTAGGTGTGCAACGGCTGGCTCTCCGGCCCCCGCCCGTCGGGCTCCAACGCGTGCCCGAACCCGCCGTCGTCGTTGCGATACGCCGCCACCGCCGCCACCACCGCGTCGGCCGGCCCACCGTCGAACAGGTAACCGAACCGCCGCTGCTCCAGGACGCGCGCGTTGAGCCGGATGAAGGAACGTGCCGCTTCGATCATGCCCCGACGGTAGGCCTGTCCGCCTTGCTGCGTCTTGAACGAATCGGCCGTCCATCCCCCGGTAGGAGTAACTGCGGCGATAGTCCCGATGGGGCCAAGACCCTGTGCCATCATCGCTTCGGGCAGTTCAGCGTGTGAGGGGAGCACGACGATGTTGGACGCCGGGGGCGGCGGGGGCGCCAAGCAGATCGGCTTCATCGCCGACACCGTGGCGGCGGGACCAGCGGGTTCGGGGCTGGTGGCGAGCCAGACCCGGTTCACCGTCGACCCGCAGCAGGCGCAGAAGCTGATCGACGGCTTGATCGAGGCTCGTGACAAACTGCAGGGACTGGTGCTGCAGGCCGAGCGGCTCGCGGGCGTCCAGTCACCCGGCAAGGACCCGTACAGCGGTTTCGCCACGTTGGCCATCCGCCGATCCGCAGGCGGCGAGCCGGGCGGGTACGTGTGGGCGAACAAGGAGGCCTACAAGGCCCTCACCAACACCATCCTGAACATCCAAGCGGCCCTGGAGAACTACAAGGGCCAAGACGAAGCAACCGCCGACGCCTTCAAGGGCGAGGGGAAGTAGTCGTGAGGCGAGCAGTTCTGGCAGTTCTGTCCCTGGTCGCGATCGTCGCGGGCTGCACGTCGACCGGGGGCACCCCCGGCCCCGCCGCGACGACCATGGGCGGCTCGACCACCACTCGGTCCTCCGCCCCGGACGGCAACGGGATGCCCCCCATCAGCGGGCCGGAGCTGGACCTGTCCAAGTCCGGCGCGTGCGAACTCCTCAAGGCCGACCAGTTGGCCTCCCACGACGTCACCAAGCCCGGCGAGGTCACCACCGACGCCGCCGGCGAAACGTGCCAGTGGCGGCCGCAGGACCGGGTCCTCGGCACCAGCTTCAGCGCCACGATCCTGGAGAACACCGACGGCATCGCGGGCTACTACGAGAACCGCGACGACTACGCCGAGTTCGAGGAGATCCAGGTCGCGGGCTACCCGGGCTTCAACGCGAGCAAGACCGACCTCAAGAGCGGGTCCTGCACCACCGGCGTCGGGGTGGCCGACGGCCAGGGCTTCCTCGTCCAGAGCATCGTGAACGACGAGAAGCTGCCCGAGTACAAGAACCCGTGCTCGGTCTCCGGCGCCATAGCGGAGACGATTGTCGGGAACCTGAAGGGGTAGGGACATGGCCGGCGATGTGGACATGGACCTGGGGGGCTTCGTGCTCCTTCAGATGGGCATGGGCGCGGAGAAGATCTACGGCTGGTTCCACGACGGCAAGGGGCCCGAGCAGACCACGGACTCCGGCCTCGAGACGTGGGGCACCATCTCCAACGGCCAGACCGAGGTCAGCGACCTGATCAACCAGGCGGTCCGGGCTTCCGGCGCGGCGTGGGAAGGCGCGGCCGGTGATCGGGCGCGATCCGCCACCACGCCGCTGGCCAGTTGGTCCGACGCGGCGAGCAGCAGTGCCCTGACCGCGAGCGACAACACCGCGGAAATCAGTCGGGCCTTCCGGCAGGCCAAGGACAGCCTGCAAAAGCCCGTCGACGTGCCCGACAAGCCCTGGTACAACGACGCGATCCCGTGGAACACCGACTACGACGACGCGGTCGAGGAGAGCCAGCAGGTCAACTCGCACAACGTCGCCGTGCTCAGCAGCTACGGCGAAGCGGCGAACACGGCGGGCGCCGGGATGCCGACGTTCCAGTCACCCGACGAGATCGGGGCGGACGTCGAGAAGGAGAAGATCGTCATCCCGCCGCCCAAGCCGGGCAAGGACGACGGCACCGGTGACGGTGACGGGACGGGTGACGGCGACGGTAGCGGTGATCGCAACGGCACGGGGACGACCAAGCCGTCGTGGACCGAGCCGACGATCCCGCCGCCCGGCACGACCGACAACACGACCAGGCCGTCGTGGGTGCAGCCCGATCCCAACGGGCCCAAGCCCGACATCGGCTACCGGCCGCCGGAGCTGCCGAAGGACCGCCTGCCGTACGACCCGCGGTTGCCCTATGACCCGAGGTTGCCGTACGACCCGCGCAACCCGAACGACCCCCGCAACCCCAACCACCCCAACAACCCCAACAACCCGCGCAACCGGGTGCCGGGGACGCCGCCCGGCATGCCCGGTGGCGGCGGCGGTCGCGGGGGTGGCGGTGGCGCCGGTGGGTTCGGCGGTGGGCGCATCCCCGGTATGGGCGGACCCGGTGGCATGGGCGTCGGCGGCATGGGGCCGGGTGGCTTCGGCCCCGGCGGCGCGTCCGGCGCGTTGGGCCACGGCGAGGGCCGAGGTGGGTTCGGGCCGGGTGGTGCGGGCGGGTTCGGGCCCGGTGGCGCGGCCGGTGGTCGTGGTGCTCCGGGTGCGGCCGGCATGGCCGGCATGGGTGCCGGTGGCGCCCGCGGTGGGGGTGACGAGGACAAGGAGCACAAGTCCGCGTCCTACCTGCAGGAGACCGAGGACATCTTCGGCGACGGCACGATGGTGGCCCCACCGGTCATCGGCGAATAGCGGGAACAGGGGGGAAAGTGCTGCGTACCAGGGTCGCCATCCCGGTCGTCGCGCTCTACAACGCCTGGCAGGCCGAAGGTCTGCCGACGCTGCACAACGCGCTGCTGGCGCAGGTCGACTTCGACGATGACCAGCTCGCCGAGGGTGACGTCACGGTCCTGGCCGACCTCGCGCGCCGCGGGTGGGCCGAGTTGGAACGGCTCGGCCTCGCCCGCGGCCGGCAGGTGCACGCCGACCTGGGCCGGTCGTTGCGCCTGATCGCGAACGCGAGCGCCGAGTACTACGCGTTCTTCAACCAGGGTGGGGACGAGACGCGCACCGCCCTGGTCGTGCAGTCGGGGGACGACGCGCTGCGCGTGGTGCTGCGGGCGGACAAGCACTTCGTGCTGGAACCCGTGCGGGTCGAGGACGTGGTGCAGTCGCTGGTGTCCGCGCTGCCGGAGGTGAAGCCGGGACGCGGCGGCGTGGTCTCGCTGCCCGCCGACGCGTTGGACGACAAGCCGCGCCAGCCCCGTCCGGACGAGGACGGCGGGTCGTTCCTGCAGGCCAGCAGGCCGACCGGGGCGCACGTCGCCGAGGTGCAGCAGGTTCGCAGGCTGCTGGCCGAGCAGCGCACCGGCGGCGGCCAGCTCTACGCCGCGCGCCGGGACCGGTTCGGCCGCAAGCAGCGGTGCGCCGCGCCGTTGACGTACTTCGACACGATCACCGGTCGTTACCTGTCGGCGAAGACGCCCGGCCGCGACGGCACCCCGTGGATCACCGTGCAGCCGGCCGACTTCACCACCTTGCAGAACCGGGTGCGGCAGCTCAGCGCCGACGCAGCACCTCGCGGCTGAGCTCGGCCGGGCTGCGGTGCCCGGACAGGCCCAGGGTCAGGTCGAAGTCGGCGAGCAGGCTCCGCAGCACGTGCCGGACACCGACCTGGCCGCCGTGCGCCAATCCGTAGGCGAACGGGCGGCCGACGAGCACGGCCTTCGCGCCCAGCGCCAGCGCCTTGACGATGTCCGCGCCGCTGCGGATGCCGGAGTCGAACAGCACCTCGACCTGCTCACCCACGGCGTCGGCGATCTCCGGCAGCACCTCCAGCGACGCGACCGCGCCGTCCACCTGCCGTCCGCCGTGGTTGGACACGACGATGCCCTGCACGCCCGCGTCGACCGCCTTGCGCGCGTCGTCGGGGTGCTGGATGCCCTTGAGCACGATCGGACCGTCCCAGTGCTCGCGCAGGAACGACAACTGGTCCCACGACTTGTCGGTGCCGGTGAACAGCTGCACCCACCGCAGGATCGCCATCGGCAGGTCGTCCTCGGGTGACGCGGCGAGCCCGGCCCGGAACGCCGGGTCGGAGAACGGGATCGCCGTGCCGACGCCGCGCAGGAACGGCAGGTAGGACTGGTCGAGGTCGTGCGGCCGCCAGGCGAGCGTCCACGTGTCGAGCGTGACGACGAGCACCCGGTACCCGGCTTCACGCGCCCGGCCGAGGATGCTCACCGCCACGTCCGGGTCGTTGGGCCAGTAGAGCTGGAACCAGCGGGCGGCGTCACCGGCAGCCTCCGCGACCTCCTCGATCGTGTGCGACGACGCCGTGGACAGCACGAACGGCACCCCCAACTCGGCCGCCGCCCGTGCCGTTGCCAGCTCGCCGTCCGGGTGCAGGATCGACTGCACGCCGACCGGCGCGAGCAGCACCGGCGCGGGCATGTCGGTACCCAGCACGGAGGTCCGCAGGTGCCGCTCGGTGGCGTTGGTGAGCATCCGCGGCACGATCCGCCAGTCGTCGAACGCCTCCCGGTTCGCCCGCGCCGTCGCACCCCCACCGGCCGCGCCCGCCACGTACCAGAACGGCCCGGGCCCGAGCCGTTCCCGGGCGGACGCCTCCAGCGCTTCGGGGTCGGTGGTGAACGGCGGGACGTTGCCCGCGAGGCCTTGCAGGTAGATCTCGTTCTGGTACGAGGCGAATCCGGTCATGGGGACACCTTGCTACAAGAACAGGCGTTTCGGCAGGAGCCACGACCAGCAGCTCGTCGTCCGCCGAGCGGAACAGACCGGTCACCACCCGGCGGCCCCGGCGCGCGACCGCGGGCCGGCTCGCCGGGGTCGTCCACAAGCGACGGACCGGGCGTGATGGGTCCGAACAGGATGCCCGCCACCATGAACAGCGGGATGGTCGGCAGTTCGATCCGGACGGCGGCGGCCGGGAACGCCCCAACGACGAGCAGCGCGTGGCCCGCGCTTACCGGCGCTCCAGCACGATCGCCGCCGGCGCCGCCGTCACGACGGTCGAGGCCGTGCCGGCGACCAGCCCGACCAGCAGCGCGGTGGAGAAGTCGGCCAGCGAGCCGTCACCGAGCACCAGCAGCGCGGCCAGCACGAACAGCACGCCGATGCCGGTGTTCACCGTGCGCGGCAGGGTTTGCAGCACCGCGGAACTCATCACGTCGGGGAACGGCGCCTTGGTCCGCTTCAGCTCGCGCACCCGGTCGAACACCACCACCGAGTCGTTCACCGAGTACCCGATCACGGTGAGCAGCGCGGCCAGGAACACCGCGTCGGCCGTCTTGCCCAGCCACGCGAACGCGCCGACGAGCACGACCACGTCGGTGACCAGGGCGACCACGGTGGCCACGCCGAGCCGCCAGTCGAACCGCACCGCCAGGTAGACGAGCTGCGCGGCGACGGCGATTGCCAGCGCGATCAACGCGTTGCGCCGCAGCTCGGAGCCGAGGCTCGGCCCGATCAGCTCGTTGCTGACCTGTTCCGCGCCGCCGGTCGCGCGGTCGACGGCCTCACCCAGCCGCACGGCGGCGGCCGAGTCGATGGGACCGGTGCGCACCGAGATGCCGTCGGAGCCGGAGGTCGCCACGACCGCGTCGCCGAACCCGGCGGATGCCAGTTCCGCCCGCACCCGGCTCGTGTCGACGGAGGACGCGGTGAACTCCAGCATCCGCCCGCCGGTGAACTCGACCCCCAGCTCCAACCCGCGCACGACCAGGCCGCCGACGGCCGCCAGCAGCACCAGGCCGGCGGCGAGCAGCCACCGCCGCGGTCGCCGGTACAGCGCGATCCCGCGTGTGGTGAGCCACGTGCGCACCCGTCCCAGCGAGTGCAGCCCGCTCCACGTCGGCCGCCGTTCCAGCAAAGGCATCACCAACCGCAACAGCACCCGGCTGAGCACCAACGCGCTGAACAACGACGCCAGCACACCGATCGACAGGGTGACGCCGAAACCCTTCACGGGCCCGGTGGCCAGCCAGAACAGCAGCCCTGCGGCCAGCAGCGTGGTCACGTTCGAGTCCGCGACCGCGCTCAGCGCGCCGCGGAACCCCTGGTCCACGGACCGGGGCAAGCGCTTGCGGCGCGCGTACTCCTCCCGGGACCGCTCGAACACCAGCACGTTCGCGTCCACCGCCATGCCGATGGCCAGCACGAACCCCGCCAAGCCGGGCAACGTGAACGTCGCCCCGATCGCCAGCATCGCGGCGTACGCCAGAGCCGCGTAGCCGGCCAGCGCCAGCACGGCCACGAGCCCGGCGAGCCGGTACGCGAACACCAGGAACAGCCCGGTCAGCGCGACGCCGATGATCGCCGCACGGGCGCTGGCCTCGATCGCCTCGGCGCCGAGCGTGGGCCCGACGGTCCGCTGCTCCACCACCTCGACGGGCACGGGCAGCGCACCGGACCGGATCACCAGCGCCAGCTCCTCGGCCTCGGCCTGGCTGAACTGCCCGGTGATCGACGTGCTGCCGCCGATCATGCCGGTGCCGCACACCACCGACGGGTCCACCTGCGGCGCGGACACGACCTGGCCGTCCAGCACGAACGCCACCCGCCGCTTCGGGTCGCCCGGTGGCGAGCACGCGGCCTCGGCGGTCACCCGCTGCCACGCCCGCGGTGCGTCACCCTGGAAGTCGACGCCGACCAGGTAGCCGACGCCCTGCGAGTTGGGCGTGGCGCGGGCGTCCTCGATGCCCTCGCCGGTCATCACGACCTCGCCCAGGGCGACCGCGTCACCTGTCGGTGTGGGCACGTCGCCGAGCCCGGTCACCGGCTGCACGCGCAGTTGGGCCGTGCGGCCGAGCACCTCGATGGCCTCGGTCGGGTCCTGCACGCCGGGCAGTTCCACGACGATGCGGTGATCGCCGGACCGGGCCAGCACGGGTTCGGCCACGCCGAGCTCGTCGACGCGGCGGCGCAGCACCTCCATCGCCCGGTCGGTGGCGTCGGAGGTGGCTTCGGACGGGGTCTCGAGCACGATCCGGGTGCCGCCGCGCAGGTCGAGCCCGAGGCGCGGTTGGACGGTGAGCAGGGTGAACGTGGACGCGACGAGCACGCCGAGGGCCAGCAGCCCGCGGACGACAAGAGCTCGCCGCGCGTTGGAGCGCGGCATGGCGGAGGAACCTCCGGGTGAGGTGAACGGGGTGGGTTCAGCTACCGGAGGTCACGGGCGGCGCGCGTTCGCCCAGGGAGGTCTGGCCGTTGCGCTCGAGGAGGTGGTGGGTCGGGTCGACCACGTCCACCCGCACCGGCGGCGCGGGCGTGACGTGCACGGCCGGCTGGACGCCGTCCAGCGGCTGACCCGGGTGCACCTGCACGGGGTGGGTGGCGTTCGTGGCGCGCGCGGTCGTGCCGGGCAGGTGGGCGGCGTCCACGGTGGACGAGACGGCGACCACGTCGACGGGCGTACCGGGGCCGGGTCCGGACACGACGAAACCCGCGATCAACGCCAGGATCGCGAGCAGCGCGCGTCGGGTCATCGGCCTCCTTCCCGTCGTCCAGGTTAGCGACCGCCGGCCAGGACGACGACGGCTCCGCCGATCAGGGCGCACAGCCAGGCGATGACGAGCGGCTGCATCGTCGTCGCGCCGAGCAGCAGCGCCACCGTCCAGCCGGTCAGGATGACGGCGGACAGACCGAACATGGTCGCGGTGAAGGCGACCTTGGGCCGGTGCCGGGGCAGCCGGAACAGCGCCCGCCGCACCCCGCGCCGCGCCTTGACCAGCACCAGCCCGACGACCGCGGCGCAGGCGACGACCAGCAGGCCGGAGAACCAGCCGAGGAACGGCGTCGGCCGCGGCATGCCCCCGAGCAGCAGCACCAGCCCGCCCGCGACGAGCAGCGCGGCCAGCCGGGACAACGCGGGCCAGACCAGCGCGTGCGCGGCGTGCAGCGCTTCGGCGGACGGCGGCGGGATGGGCGCGCCACCGCGCTTGCGCCGCACGGTGTCGAGGTTGGCGCGCACGTCGCCGGCTTCGGGGTCCAGGCGCAACGCGGTGCGGTAGGCGCGTTCGGCGGTGCCCCAGTCGCGCACGCGCAGGGCGGCGTCGCCGAGCACCTGGAACGCGCGTGCCTGCCCGGGCGCGAGGTGCGCTGCCTGCCGGGCGACCTCCACGGCCTCCCGCCGGCCGTCGGGGCTGTTCGCCAGCACTTCGGCCAGCACCACCTGGCAGCGCCAGTCGCCGGGTTTGCGGCGCACGCACTCCCGTGCCGCGACGACCGCCTCGGCGTGCCGCCCCAGTTCGCTCAACGCCAGCGCGGTCAGCCGTTGCGCCCACGCCGGGTCGCCGTCGAGCACCAAGGCGCGCTTGGCGGCGTTCAGCGCCGGGTCGGGTTCGCCCGCGTCGAGGTAGGCGGCGGCCAGCCGGCACCACGCCTCACCGTGCAGGGGGTTGACCACGAGCGCCGGCTGGAGCAGGTCGATCGCCTGGCGCGGCAGTCCGCGCGCGGTCAGCTCGGCGGCACGCACCACGACCGCGGCGATCGGCTCCGACATGGCCCACATCGTGGCAGGCCCTCCGGGCTTGCACTATCGGGTGACGGGCCGTCCCCCTCGACGACGGCCCGTCACCCGCCTCCCCCTCAGGTGACGGCCGGCTCGCGCACCGAGCGGTGCGCGTCCTCCCGCGAAGCGGCCGCCAACTCCTCGCCGGCGGTGCGCAGGCTGGTGTCGGTGTGCGGCAGGTGGGCCACGATCCCCCTAGGAATTCTCAACTCGGAACATATTGGCTGAGGAGTTACGAGTCAAGATGTTCCGACCTAAGAATACCTAGCCCGACGGGTATGCTCGCGGGCATGGACCTCGCCCCTGACCTGGGCTGCACCAGCCGCGCGGGCCTGAACTGGCTGCTGCACCGCGCGGCGCAGAAGCTGGGCGCGGTCTCGCAGGAAGCCGCGGTGCGGCACGGCATCACCACGCGGGGGCAGATCGTGCTGACCGCGTTGGTCAGCGAGGAGTTCCAGCGCACCCAGCTCGCGCTCGGCCACGCGCTGGGCGTGGACAAGACCACCCTGACCGCGGAGCTGGACCGGTTGGAACGCGCGGGCCTGATCATGCGCAAGCCGGACCCGCACGACCGGCGCGTGCGGGTGCCCGTGATCACCGAGCAGGGCCGGACCGTCCAGGGCGAGGTCGAGAAGCTGCACGTCGAGGTGGAGCGGGAGTTCACCGCCGGGCTCGGGCCGGAGGAGGCGCGCACGCTGCGCGTGCTGCTGGAACGCCTGATCGCGTCGGGTCACGGGCCCGACCACGGCTCCTGCATGTGACGCCTAGCGCACTGCTCCGGCGTCACCTCGGCCCGCGCGTCGACCAGGAGCTGCAACGCCTCGCCGTCGTCCCACCGGTTGACGTTCATCGCCGCCTGCACGCGCCCCTCGCGCAGCCAGAAGGCGGTGAACTCGCGCGCGTCCACGTCACCGCGCACGACCAGCTCGTCGTGCTCGGCGTCGGCGAGTCCCCGGTACTCCATGCCGAGGTCGTACTGGTCGGTGAAGAAGTACGGCGACGCCTCGTACGGCTCGTCCGAGCCCAGGACCGGACCGGCCACGTGCTCGCCCTGGCCCTGGGCGTTCGCCCAGTGCTCGACCCGGATCCGCCGGCCGTGCCGGGGGTGGTCGTGCGCGGCGACGTCGCCGACGGCGAAGACGTCCGGCGCGGACGTGCGCAGGGCGCCGTCCACCGCCACCCCGCCCCCGTCCGAGGCCAACCCGGCGTCCCGCGCCAGGTCCAGGTTCGGCGCGGCGCCCACCGCGACCACCACCACGTCACCGGTCAGCGCGCCGCCGTCGGCGAGCCGGACGCCGTGCTCGGTGAAGCCGTCCACGCCGATGCCGAGCCGCCACCTCACGCCGTGCTCGGCGTGCAGGTCGCGGAACACCTCGCCCATCCGCGGTCCGAGCACCCGGCGCAGCGGCAGGTCCACGGGGTCGACCACGGTCACCGAAGCGCCGTGCCGCCGGGCCGCGGCGGCGACCTCGCAACCGATCCACCCCGCGCCGACGATGACGACCTCGGCCCCTCCGGTCAGCTCGGCCCGCAACGCCAGGCGCCCGCCAGACCCGACCCGATTATCACGATCCGTTGCGGTTCAGCCATCTTTCTCACCCCTTCAGGTGACTGCGAGGACAGCCTCATGCGACGCTAGCGACAGCTCGGCACGGTCGCCCGGCGGAAAGTCCCGTCATGGCACCAACCCACGCGCGTCTCCTCCCGAGAGCGCCCGGATTGGTCCGAGCACCCCGTGTCGACACAGCTGGAGGTTGGGTGCCGTGAGCACAGGCAAGGAGTGGCAGATCGCCTGCCGCGACATCGCGTCACGTCG is a window from the Saccharothrix saharensis genome containing:
- a CDS encoding DUF6597 domain-containing transcriptional factor yields the protein MYAERPFPGLACVWRRTTSSTAVGRVVPDGCTDIIYSAGTGEVFVAGPDTVGHVTRSRPGELFGVRFGPGVGPPAFGVPAVELRDQRVPLSELWGPSARLEDALGAAADPCSVLASAALARLRETPPDPVVGVIASSSGSVGDLAWSLGLSSRQLHRRSLAAFGYGPKVLHRVLRFDRAVKLAWRGVPFADIAHRTGYADQAHLSREVRELAGVPLGQLIRP
- a CDS encoding DUF3558 domain-containing protein translates to MRRAVLAVLSLVAIVAGCTSTGGTPGPAATTMGGSTTTRSSAPDGNGMPPISGPELDLSKSGACELLKADQLASHDVTKPGEVTTDAAGETCQWRPQDRVLGTSFSATILENTDGIAGYYENRDDYAEFEEIQVAGYPGFNASKTDLKSGSCTTGVGVADGQGFLVQSIVNDEKLPEYKNPCSVSGAIAETIVGNLKG
- a CDS encoding ESX secretion-associated protein EspG, encoding MLRTRVAIPVVALYNAWQAEGLPTLHNALLAQVDFDDDQLAEGDVTVLADLARRGWAELERLGLARGRQVHADLGRSLRLIANASAEYYAFFNQGGDETRTALVVQSGDDALRVVLRADKHFVLEPVRVEDVVQSLVSALPEVKPGRGGVVSLPADALDDKPRQPRPDEDGGSFLQASRPTGAHVAEVQQVRRLLAEQRTGGGQLYAARRDRFGRKQRCAAPLTYFDTITGRYLSAKTPGRDGTPWITVQPADFTTLQNRVRQLSADAAPRG
- a CDS encoding lactate 2-monooxygenase, producing MTGFASYQNEIYLQGLAGNVPPFTTDPEALEASARERLGPGPFWYVAGAAGGGATARANREAFDDWRIVPRMLTNATERHLRTSVLGTDMPAPVLLAPVGVQSILHPDGELATARAAAELGVPFVLSTASSHTIEEVAEAAGDAARWFQLYWPNDPDVAVSILGRAREAGYRVLVVTLDTWTLAWRPHDLDQSYLPFLRGVGTAIPFSDPAFRAGLAASPEDDLPMAILRWVQLFTGTDKSWDQLSFLREHWDGPIVLKGIQHPDDARKAVDAGVQGIVVSNHGGRQVDGAVASLEVLPEIADAVGEQVEVLFDSGIRSGADIVKALALGAKAVLVGRPFAYGLAHGGQVGVRHVLRSLLADFDLTLGLSGHRSPAELSREVLRRR
- the secD gene encoding protein translocase subunit SecD, which codes for MPRSNARRALVVRGLLALGVLVASTFTLLTVQPRLGLDLRGGTRIVLETPSEATSDATDRAMEVLRRRVDELGVAEPVLARSGDHRIVVELPGVQDPTEAIEVLGRTAQLRVQPVTGLGDVPTPTGDAVALGEVVMTGEGIEDARATPNSQGVGYLVGVDFQGDAPRAWQRVTAEAACSPPGDPKRRVAFVLDGQVVSAPQVDPSVVCGTGMIGGSTSITGQFSQAEAEELALVIRSGALPVPVEVVEQRTVGPTLGAEAIEASARAAIIGVALTGLFLVFAYRLAGLVAVLALAGYAALAYAAMLAIGATFTLPGLAGFVLAIGMAVDANVLVFERSREEYARRKRLPRSVDQGFRGALSAVADSNVTTLLAAGLLFWLATGPVKGFGVTLSIGVLASLFSALVLSRVLLRLVMPLLERRPTWSGLHSLGRVRTWLTTRGIALYRRPRRWLLAAGLVLLAAVGGLVVRGLELGVEFTGGRMLEFTASSVDTSRVRAELASAGFGDAVVATSGSDGISVRTGPIDSAAAVRLGEAVDRATGGAEQVSNELIGPSLGSELRRNALIALAIAVAAQLVYLAVRFDWRLGVATVVALVTDVVVLVGAFAWLGKTADAVFLAALLTVIGYSVNDSVVVFDRVRELKRTKAPFPDVMSSAVLQTLPRTVNTGIGVLFVLAALLVLGDGSLADFSTALLVGLVAGTASTVVTAAPAAIVLERR
- a CDS encoding tetratricopeptide repeat protein; this translates as MSEPIAAVVVRAAELTARGLPRQAIDLLQPALVVNPLHGEAWCRLAAAYLDAGEPDPALNAAKRALVLDGDPAWAQRLTALALSELGRHAEAVVAARECVRRKPGDWRCQVVLAEVLANSPDGRREAVEVARQAAHLAPGQARAFQVLGDAALRVRDWGTAERAYRTALRLDPEAGDVRANLDTVRRKRGGAPIPPPSAEALHAAHALVWPALSRLAALLVAGGLVLLLGGMPRPTPFLGWFSGLLVVACAAVVGLVLVKARRGVRRALFRLPRHRPKVAFTATMFGLSAVILTGWTVALLLGATTMQPLVIAWLCALIGGAVVVLAGGR
- a CDS encoding MarR family winged helix-turn-helix transcriptional regulator, which produces MDLAPDLGCTSRAGLNWLLHRAAQKLGAVSQEAAVRHGITTRGQIVLTALVSEEFQRTQLALGHALGVDKTTLTAELDRLERAGLIMRKPDPHDRRVRVPVITEQGRTVQGEVEKLHVEVEREFTAGLGPEEARTLRVLLERLIASGHGPDHGSCM